From a single Nymphaea colorata isolate Beijing-Zhang1983 chromosome 4, ASM883128v2, whole genome shotgun sequence genomic region:
- the LOC116252883 gene encoding polycomb group protein EMBRYONIC FLOWER 2 isoform X1, whose amino-acid sequence MPGLPLVVRETTNLGCSCSHPRTVEQMCRQDSRVHLSTEEAAAAEESLSVYCKPVELYNILQRRALRHPSFLQRCLHYKIQAKHKKRIQLTISLPAFVPDGVELQSFFPLFVLLAAPVSDITVSEKSVNYRIIRACPITACSEFGRRDQTEASFILPEIRKLSIDAKSGNVAILFVTFGELRNQSADGSISSFAFLSSKFGSLCHWGKLPLDFLSSSWEESASLHMGHRTEVLQMVDLHPSILEHGNSGVENCIKFQTRASLSMKSAMKQMQVNIYAQELGARERSPYDSYSYHDVPASSLSHIVRLRTGNVIFNYRYYNNTLQKTEVTEDFSCPFCLVQCASFKGLRHHLTSCHDLFNFEFWVTEEYQAVNVSVKTDTWRSEVVADGIDPRLQTFFYCSKSGRRRRSKAFGQNGRFVQPQVLKLESPDDGRADTSEDCVDKNACTSSSPMAISTSPIFSAPSRLSSRERSKNDGDFGKVDEGKMVETSSDENHLVLKRHKAENSVLIDDRCTAECIQPAASSPNAAGVCAITAQDSGSAECAMPGSGSNLAPPAMLPFAKTRKLSAERADPRNRALLQKRQFFHSHRAQPMALEQVLSDRDSEDEVDDDIADFEDRRMLDDFVDVTKDEKQIMHLWNSFVRKQRVLADGHIPWACEAFSKLHGRDLVRIPALMWCWRLFMIKLWNHSLLDARTMNNCNLILEKFRDGNSDDQQS is encoded by the exons ATGCCTGGCTTACCATTGGTAGTTCGTGAAACAAc GAATCTTGGGTGCAGTTGCAGTCATCCTAGGACTGTAGAACAAATGTGCCGTCAAGATTCTAGGGTTCATTTATCCACAGAAGAGGCTGCAGCAGCTGAAGAAAGTCTTTCTGTTTACTGTAAACCTGTCGAGCTCTATAATATTCTCCAACGTCGGGCTCTACGGCAC CCATCATTTCTTCAACGCTGTTTGCATTACAAGATACAggcaaaacacaaaaaaag AATACAATTAACTATTTCACTTCCGGCATTTGTCCCTGATGGAGTGGAACTGCAAAGCTTCTTTCCCCTCTTTGTACTCCTAGCTGCACCTGTTTCTGATATTACTGTGTCAGAg AAATCTGTGAACTATCGGATCATTCGGGCATGTCCAATTACTGCATGCAGTGAATTTGGAAGAAGAGATCAGACAGAAGCTAGTTTTATTCTTCCAGAGATTAGGAAGCTATCCATTGATGCTAAATCTGGCAATGTCGCAATCTTATTTGTTACTTTTG GGGAATTGAGAAACCAATCTGCAGATGGCAgcatttcttcttttgcatttctttcat CTAAATTTGGCAGCCTTTGTCACTGGGGAAAATTACCTTTGGATTTTCTCAGTTCTTCATGGGAAGAATCTGCAAGCTTACATATGGGGCACAGGACTGAAGTGCTGCAAATGGTTGACTTGCATCCCAGCATTCTTGAG CACGGGAATTCAGGTGTTGAGAATTGTATAAAATTTCAGACTCGTGCCTCATTGTCTATG aaGAGTGCAATGAAGCAAATGCAAGTCAATATTTATGCACAAGAACTTGGTGCAAGAGAGAGGTCTCCTTATGATTCCTACTCATACCATGATGTTCCTGCTTCTTCCTTATCTCACATTGTTCG ATTAAGGACAGGAAATGTCATCTTCAACTACAGATATTACAACAACACATTGCAGAAAACTGAAG TTACTGAGGACTTCTCCTGTCCATTTTGCTTGGTGCAATGTGCAAGCTTCAAG GGCCTGCGGCATCACTTGACCTCATGCCATGATCtatttaattttgaattttgg GTAACAGAAGAGTACCAGGCTGTTAATGTTTCTGTCAAAACTGATACATGGCGATCTGAG gTTGTCGCAGATGGTATTGATCCACGTCTCCAGACATTTTTCTATTG CTCGAAATCAGGTAGACGAAGGAGAAGCAAGGCCTTTGGCCAGAACGGCAGGTTTGTTCAACCACAGGTTTTGAAACTAGAGTCACCTGATGATGGCAGGGCAGATACTTCTGAGGATTGTGTGGATAAGAATGCATGTACAAGTTCATCTCCTATGGCCATTTCAACATCTCCTATCTTCTCTGCTCCTTCAAGGTTGTCATCACGTGAAAGGTCCAAAAATG ATGGTGATTTTGGCAAGGTAGATGAGGGGAAGATGGTAGAAACATCATCAGATgaaaatcatttggttttgaaaagaCATAAAGCTGAGAACTCAGTGCTCATTGATGATCGATGCACTGCAGAGTGCATACAACCTGCTGCATCAAGCCCTAATGCAGCTGGTGTTTGTGCTATCACTGCACAGGATTCTGGAAGTGCTGAATGTGCTATGCCTGGATCTGGAAGCAATCTTGCTCCACCAGCAATGCTTCCATTTGCAAAAACGCGAAAGTTATCTGCTGAGAGAGCAGATCCAAGAAA CCGTGCACTTCTCCAAAAGCGGCAGTTTTTTCACTCTCATCGAGCTCAG CCAATGGCATTGGAGCAAGTGTTGTCAGACCGTGACAGTGAAGACGAGGTTGATGATGACATTGCTGATTTTGAAGATCGAAGG ATGCTTGATGATTTTGTGGATGTGACCAAGGATGAGAAGCAGATTATGCATCTCTGGAATTCCTTTGTGAGAAAACAAAG
- the LOC116252883 gene encoding polycomb group protein EMBRYONIC FLOWER 2 isoform X2 — protein sequence MNLGCSCSHPRTVEQMCRQDSRVHLSTEEAAAAEESLSVYCKPVELYNILQRRALRHPSFLQRCLHYKIQAKHKKRIQLTISLPAFVPDGVELQSFFPLFVLLAAPVSDITVSEKSVNYRIIRACPITACSEFGRRDQTEASFILPEIRKLSIDAKSGNVAILFVTFGELRNQSADGSISSFAFLSSKFGSLCHWGKLPLDFLSSSWEESASLHMGHRTEVLQMVDLHPSILEHGNSGVENCIKFQTRASLSMKSAMKQMQVNIYAQELGARERSPYDSYSYHDVPASSLSHIVRLRTGNVIFNYRYYNNTLQKTEVTEDFSCPFCLVQCASFKGLRHHLTSCHDLFNFEFWVTEEYQAVNVSVKTDTWRSEVVADGIDPRLQTFFYCSKSGRRRRSKAFGQNGRFVQPQVLKLESPDDGRADTSEDCVDKNACTSSSPMAISTSPIFSAPSRLSSRERSKNDGDFGKVDEGKMVETSSDENHLVLKRHKAENSVLIDDRCTAECIQPAASSPNAAGVCAITAQDSGSAECAMPGSGSNLAPPAMLPFAKTRKLSAERADPRNRALLQKRQFFHSHRAQPMALEQVLSDRDSEDEVDDDIADFEDRRMLDDFVDVTKDEKQIMHLWNSFVRKQRVLADGHIPWACEAFSKLHGRDLVRIPALMWCWRLFMIKLWNHSLLDARTMNNCNLILEKFRDGNSDDQQS from the exons AT GAATCTTGGGTGCAGTTGCAGTCATCCTAGGACTGTAGAACAAATGTGCCGTCAAGATTCTAGGGTTCATTTATCCACAGAAGAGGCTGCAGCAGCTGAAGAAAGTCTTTCTGTTTACTGTAAACCTGTCGAGCTCTATAATATTCTCCAACGTCGGGCTCTACGGCAC CCATCATTTCTTCAACGCTGTTTGCATTACAAGATACAggcaaaacacaaaaaaag AATACAATTAACTATTTCACTTCCGGCATTTGTCCCTGATGGAGTGGAACTGCAAAGCTTCTTTCCCCTCTTTGTACTCCTAGCTGCACCTGTTTCTGATATTACTGTGTCAGAg AAATCTGTGAACTATCGGATCATTCGGGCATGTCCAATTACTGCATGCAGTGAATTTGGAAGAAGAGATCAGACAGAAGCTAGTTTTATTCTTCCAGAGATTAGGAAGCTATCCATTGATGCTAAATCTGGCAATGTCGCAATCTTATTTGTTACTTTTG GGGAATTGAGAAACCAATCTGCAGATGGCAgcatttcttcttttgcatttctttcat CTAAATTTGGCAGCCTTTGTCACTGGGGAAAATTACCTTTGGATTTTCTCAGTTCTTCATGGGAAGAATCTGCAAGCTTACATATGGGGCACAGGACTGAAGTGCTGCAAATGGTTGACTTGCATCCCAGCATTCTTGAG CACGGGAATTCAGGTGTTGAGAATTGTATAAAATTTCAGACTCGTGCCTCATTGTCTATG aaGAGTGCAATGAAGCAAATGCAAGTCAATATTTATGCACAAGAACTTGGTGCAAGAGAGAGGTCTCCTTATGATTCCTACTCATACCATGATGTTCCTGCTTCTTCCTTATCTCACATTGTTCG ATTAAGGACAGGAAATGTCATCTTCAACTACAGATATTACAACAACACATTGCAGAAAACTGAAG TTACTGAGGACTTCTCCTGTCCATTTTGCTTGGTGCAATGTGCAAGCTTCAAG GGCCTGCGGCATCACTTGACCTCATGCCATGATCtatttaattttgaattttgg GTAACAGAAGAGTACCAGGCTGTTAATGTTTCTGTCAAAACTGATACATGGCGATCTGAG gTTGTCGCAGATGGTATTGATCCACGTCTCCAGACATTTTTCTATTG CTCGAAATCAGGTAGACGAAGGAGAAGCAAGGCCTTTGGCCAGAACGGCAGGTTTGTTCAACCACAGGTTTTGAAACTAGAGTCACCTGATGATGGCAGGGCAGATACTTCTGAGGATTGTGTGGATAAGAATGCATGTACAAGTTCATCTCCTATGGCCATTTCAACATCTCCTATCTTCTCTGCTCCTTCAAGGTTGTCATCACGTGAAAGGTCCAAAAATG ATGGTGATTTTGGCAAGGTAGATGAGGGGAAGATGGTAGAAACATCATCAGATgaaaatcatttggttttgaaaagaCATAAAGCTGAGAACTCAGTGCTCATTGATGATCGATGCACTGCAGAGTGCATACAACCTGCTGCATCAAGCCCTAATGCAGCTGGTGTTTGTGCTATCACTGCACAGGATTCTGGAAGTGCTGAATGTGCTATGCCTGGATCTGGAAGCAATCTTGCTCCACCAGCAATGCTTCCATTTGCAAAAACGCGAAAGTTATCTGCTGAGAGAGCAGATCCAAGAAA CCGTGCACTTCTCCAAAAGCGGCAGTTTTTTCACTCTCATCGAGCTCAG CCAATGGCATTGGAGCAAGTGTTGTCAGACCGTGACAGTGAAGACGAGGTTGATGATGACATTGCTGATTTTGAAGATCGAAGG ATGCTTGATGATTTTGTGGATGTGACCAAGGATGAGAAGCAGATTATGCATCTCTGGAATTCCTTTGTGAGAAAACAAAG